Genomic window (Myxococcales bacterium):
CAAGGCGAAGGTGGAGGCACGCGGCGTGACGGTCGCCGAGTGGGTCGTGCTGCGCGCGTTGTTCGACGGGGACGGCATCAATCCGAGCGAGCTTGCGACGACGCTCGGGCTGACCCGTGGGGCCATCTCGAAGCTGGTGGCCCGACTTTTGGCCAAGGACCTCGTGTCGGTCCGCGACGACGTGCGCGATGGACGGGCGCAACTCGTCAGCCTGAAGGCGTCCGGGCGGCGTCTCGTTCCGAAGCTCGCGGCGCTGGCCGACAAGAACGATGCGGAGTCTTTCGCGCACCTCTCAAAGGAGGAACGGGCCT
Coding sequences:
- a CDS encoding MarR family transcriptional regulator; the encoded protein is MTKRPQTRSKVSELEAHLGYWFRLVSNHVSHAFKAKVEARGVTVAEWVVLRALFDGDGINPSELATTLGLTRGAISKLVARLLAKDLVSVRDDVRDGRAQLVSLKASGRRLVPKLAALADKNDAESFAHLSKEERASLLATLMRVAKHLELRGAPID